GCCTGTGAAGAATTAATAATCACTTTCTGGGGgtcatttttattgtaattacatTATTGCAATTTCCTTCTGTGGAACTGAGGCTATGAGGATGAATACTCAGGGGTCACAGGGACCCTCATTTATAAAGAGATGACACAATTCTTATGAAGGTATAGTAGGGAGCAAGACTTGAAAGCATTGGCAGGttctaaaatatttagatatttcttCTATTATCTGCCACCATGTCTAAAATACCTCTGTACTCCAAACTCCTTTATTtgggttctaatttctccttcAGTCCTCTATTAAACTGGACGCATACCACACTACCCATTAATGATGATACCTGATCAGAAGGGGGCTGGTACTGGCATTTGGAAACAGGGACCCCAGGACCAGAGCAAGATGGAATTAAGAAAGGATGAGAAGTACGTGGTGTTCAACAAGAGGCTGAAAAGTCAGGCTCTGCTTAGGGCATCCACAGCCCTTCTTACTTAAGCAACACCTGTCATTTGCACCTTTGTTTTCCTCCACAGATAATTCTGCCTTAGAAGtcataaaagcttaaaaaaaacatagctaATGCTTATTATTGCTTTAGTACTGTTTTCAAAGACACACCTGTGTTCATTTGGCTTTATGATGCTGTGATTTTTGTCCAAACGCGCACACTGATTAGATAAACAAGGTTCAGAGGTAAAAGGCAACCAGATAGCCTTTTCCCAGAAAACATCCACGCACTTTCAGCGCCTTTCTGCACAGATGAGGTAGGGCTGGGGTTGCAATGTCATGCCTAATCTGGGCTTCAGATCTGGAACCAGTTCATGTGGAAAATGCAGGTGAAACCTCTGAAGCAATGTTGTAAAAAACAGGAACATTTCCATCCGAGCCAGCTGTTCTCCAAGACAGTGTCTTctccctaaaaacaaaacaaagcaaaacaaaacaacaaaacatatttttttaaaactccacaatattggggtgcctgggtggctcagttggttaagtgtcccacttcagctcagtgagttcgagcccctcgccgggctctgtgctgacagctcggagcctggagcctgcttcagattctgtgtctccgtctatctctgcccctcccctgctcatgttctgtctctctctctctctcgctctctctcaaaaataaataaacattaaaaaaaatccacaatattTACCAAAATTTGTATCTAATATGTGGGTACCGTTAAGGAAATCTGGAATTTAAAGAAAgttatgtttattaaaaagaataaaaattggcACTTCAGTTCTCAGAGCCCATTTCTTTACCTTCTTTTGTCAGATCATGGACTTCTGTAAGCTTATGAATCCCCTTCCACACTTCCCTTTCATGTTGCAACACAGCCCAAGATACACCATGAAAGACTGAATTTGAGGTATGACATTTTGTTCTCTAGATCCAGGAGAaactcatttcatttcaaatgacTGAATGCTGACCCTTCCCCAATTAAAGGAAGAGTTTTCAGTCCATTTTCCATGGATCTTGTGATCTGTGTATTTTTTCACAGCAGAAGCCGTATTTTTGGAGATGAGGTATAATAAACTAGGAGCCAAGAgagctgtgttttcattttacttcaaaTTATGGTGTCATTTCTTcccctgggtctcagtttctcaaGCTACCTGTTACGGACTTCTAGCTCTGTAAGTTTTGCTTACAAGCCAAAATCCACAAGCAAAAAAGTTTCAGAAGAAGTCAGAGCTTCTCAACAGTTTCTTTCTAGTTACAAAATTAAGCGTTGAGTAGAAACAGGTGTAAATGACTTCTAATTAAACCATTCTCTCCTGTAAGAATTAATGTTGTGTTTCTGGTGTTGGAATCTTTAATTCTACAATGGAATGCTTCAGATTAAGATGTCATACATGAGCAACCGTCATTACACTCTGTCCTGAAGTTATGCCCCAGTGAAAGTTCTCTTACCCAAGGAAAAAGGAACCAAAGCTTCTTTCTTGGCAAAATAGCCACTGCTGTCCAGAAAACGCTCAGGATAGAATATTTCTGGGTTTCTCCAGTACTTTTCATCAAAGTGTACAGAATAAAGATTGGTAATTACTGTCGTGCCTTTAGGAATGGAATAACCGCGTACGACTGCATCTTCAGAGGTTGCGTGGAAAATCCCTAATGGCACTATATTACAGAATCTTAAAACTTCATGCAAAACTGCCTCGGTATAAGGCATTTTGCATTTGTCATCCCAAGAAGGCTTCCCAGTGGGTCCCATAATTAAATCGATCTCTTTCTGAACTTGTCCTGTCAGAGGAAAAGTGTTCAAGTTATTATGCAATTCTTAGAATTATAGCCAAAGTAATTTCTCTTTGGGACATAACAAAGGATAACCTATAATAAGTCAACAGGGTATGGGGACAACCAGGTTCAGATTTTTCATCATCTGGGAGTTCTATTTGACTATATGCCATATATTGTGTGCTACCAGAAACCAATGCTCTGAGTAACTTTGTTGTGAAAAACACactgaaagtaataaaaaattaacaatcgaaagtaagacaaataaaaattaaacaacccTACAATTGGAATAACATCACTCTCAGCCAGGGAAATAGTGAAACATAAAATCTGACTTGAAGAAACTGGCATtcaggtcccagctctgccacttctaGTGGCTGAACTTGGGCAAGGCAGCCATTTAGACTTTTCCCTCATTTACAAAATAGGTGTAATAAGACCTATCTGAGGTTTTTACATGACTTGGGAGAACAGATGTGTGAAACTCTTTacaactattaaatatttttcttctcggCTAGTACAGGAGAAATTCCCAAATAAAATGCTTTGTACACAGCCAAAGACTCTAAGACATGTGTGAGTACTAAATGTAAGGACAGCCCTATATGGTCAACAGAATCCTCACCTTGAATGTTAGGATAAAGGGCCATGAAAAGAATTGCCCACCGTAGTACATTGGTTGTAGTTTCGGTTCCAGCAATGATGAGTTCACCCAcggaaaaaataagattttctctGGAGAAAGTAGATGATGGGTCATTTTTACCTTGATCCATCTCATCCAAATAAGCATCAACGAAATGCTGAGGTAACTGAGGCTTTCTGTTGATGGAAGCTTTTTCAATAAGCCTGGAGAGAAAATCATAGACCACAGCTGCATTTCTAAATAGCTGTTGATGTTTTCCAAAAGGTAAGATGCCAATCCATGGAAAGGCATTATACAGGAAGACGGAGGCACTGGCAGCCAGTTCCACATTTTCACTGAATAACTCAATCATGTGCTGAAAATCAGTGTCTTCATAAGTGAATCGTTCTCCAAAAATGATCAGATTGGTTATGTTTGAAACAgcatttgttattaattgtttcaAGTCAAAaggtctacctttgtatgtttcaataacatcaataaaaaatttggtttcttctaagattttagaTTCAAAAGACTTTTGACCATATCCAAAATAGCGAAAGCTATTTACAGCTAATCTTCTGTGATCAATCCATCCTCGACCATATCTGGAATTAAGTAagcctgaaaaaaacaaaagtattaaaaaatttgaTCATCCCAACATTCCTGTATCTAACACCTGAAAACGCTATGGAGTAAAAAAGGGTGGTCAGTCATTCTTCTCCAATTCTCTTTCTATAAACCTAGTGGTTTTAAGCCCTGTTCTCTGCTACTCATTAGCCACAGAATACTGTCAACAGATAAAGCTTGTCTACTTTTTATCTGGGGACAGGCAGAAAAGACCTGTAATTCTCCCACCACATGAAACTGGACAGTCTTATGTAATTCATCCTGGGTGAACTAGACCTGTATTCTCTAACTATTACTATACCCCTCATCTATAAACGACAAATGACTGCATGTTCCATGGGCAAAATTTTATCTTGGACTAAACAAACAGCTGAAAATCATCCTTCAAGGATTAGGAATCTTCTGCATTAAGAGTCTAGGTTTTAGAATACAGACATCCTCCTGTTAAAAGCATATGTTACACAAGGTAACTCTTGAAGAGGCCAAGGAAAGCTGAATGAGGCATCAATGTGGTGGAAATACTCAAGCCTAAAGGAGGATACCaagaactgaatgtttgtgtccccacagaatccatatgttgaagcctaacccccagtgtgatggtattaggaggttgGGCCTTTGGGGAgctgatgaggtcatgagggtggagcctcaTGAActggattagtgcccttacaagaAACACAAGAAGAGATGATTGTTCTCAGCTATGCGAGAATACAGGGAGAAGGCATCTGTCTACAAGTCAGGAAGCAGGCTCTTCCCAGACACCAGATCtcctggcaccttgatcttggatttcccagcctccagacctgtgagaataaatgtttgttgtttatgaTACTAAGTCTACAtggtgtttttattaaagcagCCCAAAtgaagacagagggacagagggcaaACATGAAACTCAAACTTCCAATGTTGATATTGCTTGCCTCAAAATTTCAGTCTTCACAGTATAATCTGCTCTTCTCATGTCGCTACTAGGGAATATATTCCCTTTAACTTAACTATCAAGATGCACCCCTACATTTACTgtagtatttacaatagccaagatatggaagtaacccacgtgtccactgatggatgaatggataaagaagatgtggtatatatacaagggaatataatcaagcataaaaaaaaaagaatgaaatcttgccatttgcaacatggatggatctagagggtattatgaaagtaaaataagtcagtctgagaaagacaaataccatatgatttcactcatatgtagaatttaagaaacaaaacaaagaaaaaagagacaataaaacagactctaaaatatggagaacaaactggtggatgccagaggggaggtgggtgggagggatgggtgaaataggtgaaggggattaagagtacacttatgatgatgagcactgagtaatgtacagaattgttgaatcactatattgtacacctgaaactaatataacactgtagttACAAAATAACTGtagttaattatacttgaatttaaaaggTGATttgcaaaaagttaaaaaaaaataagttgcctATCAAGAGGAAAACATCTTTAGCATATACATTTATGTAACAtgtgctttatttaaaatttcattcataacTGGTACATACATGTACCTAATACAAAAAATGTCACATTCTCCTGTACAGGAGGTACCTATGAAATTTACATTTCAGCAACAGTTTTTGAATTTGGAGCTTATAATAACATTAACCGTACATAAGGGGTCTGAAGTGCTATGTAATAATCTTACGTTCCCATAGTTGTCTTTTCTATGTTTCCAGATgactattcattcaacaaatactcattcaacatgtatttatagagacctactgtgttccaggcagtgTGCTAGGTAACAGACCTAGCAGtaaatggaagaggcagagatcCCTACTCCTCTGGACCTTACATACTAGTGAGGAgaggcaaacaaacaaattatacagcaaagatggagacagagggtgGTCAGGGAAAGCCTCACTGAGAAAGTGACATAAGTAAAGATATAGGACACGAGAGAGTGAGCCAAGCAGATATCCAGGGAAAGATCACTGCTCTAGAGGGAACAGCTAGTGCAAAGGCACTGGGATGAGAGCAAGCCCTAGAGAGATGTATGCGTATGGGACACATGTACAAGAAGGTTCAGAGGAGCCTTGTTATAACTCTACACTGGCCAAGCATAGGCTGAGCCCACCTACCGGGCAACTTTCACTCAAAGAGTGGGCTAATGGTGGCTCTCATTTCCCAGTTTCAAATTCAGTGCATATGTATCTTAAAATAACACATAATTTTCTACTTCTGTTTGTCTTCCTGTTTTTTGGAAACATCAAGTTGAATGcttattttaactttctttataataaaaacagtCCAAACTATAAATCTAtagctttgaaaaatatatagtattatactTCATCCCAAATACTGCTCTGCTAACATCATCTTTCATTTTCACAATTTCCTTAAAGGTCTCCTATTATAATTgtggtataatttcttctttgacctaatTATTATTGAGAAGAGTATTTAAGAGGCtggaaatttgtgttttatttattttattgctttcaaATATCATTATACTCTGGCCTGAGAATTTGTCCTTTACAACTGGTATTTTCTTTgcattagtttttttgttttgtgatttaatatatggttaatttttattttcttttcaatgtctttatttttagtcTATGTAAGCAAAAtattgttacatttttctttgaaattaagtGTGAAGCTCTCATTAAACTAGAGAATATTGGACACCATTATTGTATAACTCTTAGACTATTAAGTATTAAAACCACTGTATCTGACTTCAACATTCTAGTTTAGGCTTTCTGCTCACCAATCTATTAACTTTCAGCCTTTCTCTCTTGTTGAATATGGAATCACCCAACACTGATCAACACTAAATCAAACAGAAGCTAGTCCTTTACATAAATCCCACAATTCTTCATTTACGTGTCATTAACTACATATGTAGTTAAGAAAGGCTGCTTCATATTCTACAAGCAAAATGACAGTAAAAATGTCATCAAGTATTCAAGacaggctttaaaaaatacttttgattcaagtatgcatgcacatatgtgtattCCTAACATGTTTGACAAAACTTGAAGctattattaaatgttaattctttaaaacattattcataatattacAGACTGGATTACTACAATAGAATTAGCATGAATTGGTCTAAAATATGGCTGTCAGACCGGAAAGGTCTTCAAATACCAAGTTCTATAGCCTAAAttaattatttcctgtttttcagtACAACAGAATCCAAACTCTATGTACTAAATTTACATAGAATAaggaatgtaatttaaaatagtaaatcaCTAAACAACTGAAAATACACATACCTCCCATTTTTGTCATCTTCATGAATAAAGGAAGGCATGGTCTGTCTGCAAAAATCTCACTTTGATGAACAAGGCATTCTTTTACTACATCATAGCCATTTAAAACCACAGTTGATATTCCTCCAAGATCTAAACTGAAGATCTTTAAGAAGAAGAGAACAACAACATGTAAATGGCAAAATGCATGACCAATATAACCATGGAAATCCACATGTGCTaagtccagctctcccagcattTGTTACTTCCCTGAAAACGGAAGGATATTTTACTCAACTGACAATGGTTTGAATGCCTTCTCTCTACAAGGCGTATCAAACACTATGATTTCATTACCGAGTCAGTGCCTGGAGACATAATCTTATAAATGGTGTAATGAAAAGAGTACTGGGCTCCTGAAGCCTGGGTTCTAGTTTAAGCTTTGTCATTAAACAAATGTAGGACCCTGGGCAGAACGCTTAACCTTTTTGGGCTTCAGGGTTGCCCGAGAAAACATGATACTTGATTTAGATGCTCTTTTAAGATTCATTCCAACTTAATACATTCAATGATATCTAGGGATCTCTTTTTATTTCCAAGATAAATGAGGAAGCAACACCATctacatattatttattactcCAAGCTTAGGTAGGGGACGGGATTACTTGAGAGATAACTTTGAAATATGAACATATAATAACTGGGCTCATTTGTATTTGGGTCCCTGAATTCCATGAAGTCAACAAGGAGGGCCTCTCAGGGAATGTGACCTTGGAGAAAAGGCCTTTACCACATAGGCACAGGTGGATGCCGCTCAGCTAAGGGGAAGGCAAGACAGAATATCCATCCTTTCCTTGCTGGAGTTCCTCAGGTGCTTCACCTCAGGTTCATGTACAATGAAACACCTCTGTAGTCTAGCTAGTCCACAATAAGAGACTAGTCCAGCAAGGGAGCAATGCTACTTTATCAGTGGGGTGCAAAGATTGCTTATCTTCATCCTCTCAGGGCTTGGCTGAGAGCATTTTAGAACCAAAATACTTAGTCAAGCCTCATCTCTGTGCAAATAAGTACAGCAGATTTAACCATGGTTCACACGACTtcgtaaaaaacaaaacaaacaaacaaacaaacaaacaaaaacccaggaggTTTAGCAGAGAACATACGTTCAGCGGAAGtaattactgggaaaaaaaaaagtgatgaaacCTCCAAATAATCTCCAAATTGTAACAGAAGCAACCAACTGAGCAACAGAGTCTTTGGCACAGGATAGGTTCTGCCAACTGAGCAGCAGGAACACCAGAACCCTGGGGAAGTAGCATGGACTGTGTGTGACAAGCAGCGGTATCAGTCAAAAGTGGCAGTGTGAGAGTTTCAGCGCAAAGGGAACGGCTACCAGCTGAGCAAAAGGTGGGACTCTTTCGGCTCCCAAAGCAGTAATGGAATGATCTTGAAGTCATTTCCCAGCAGTGTAATTTTAACAGCTATAAAGGAAAAAACACCTCCTGTGTGCCTCCTCTATTCCCAATACTCTCCTATAACACTGTGACAACCAGACGTGAGGGTTTTCCACACCTCAGCAATTCTGGGACACCAGCCGAGTGTCCTAGAATTTAacccaattctgacactatccacCTGGAGATAGTGACAGATTCCacaagttaagggctcagtcccacaagactacTGCCCGTCTCCACTTCAGCTGCCCATCCCAAgtcctgtgcttctgaccaaaaGGCTATTAAGTCAGAGGCTCCCACAAcctcctccttgggtttgattaatatgctagagtggctcacagaactcaggaaaatattttacttactagatgAATGGTTTATTATAGAAGGACATAACTCGGCCTATTATAGAAGGACATAACAGCCACGTGGAAGACAcacatagggcaaggtatggggtaAGGGGAGTGGAGCTTCCATGCTCTCCCCAGGCATGCTATCCATCTTCTGCTCACCTCCACCTGTTCACCAACATGGAAGCACTCTGAACCCTGTAATTCAGGCATTTTTATGGAGGCCTTATTACCTAGACGCGATTAACATGGGCTATTGGTGATGGAATCAACTTCTAGgccctctgccttccccagagGTAGTGGAGGCctgactgaaagttccaaccctctaatcaggCTTGTTTCTCCTGGTAATAAACTCCCATTTTAGGGTCTTTCCAAAAAATTacttcattagcataaactcccatgtggttgaaaggggcttgttaagaataacaaaagacaccttaatcacttaggaaattccaaggactTTAGGAAGTATATTCCAGGaaagggacaaagaccaaatatatatttcttattataaatcacagtatcacagcaTGAAAGAATGGcattagaaaataggaaaaaaagcagACTGGTGATTTCACAGGATGGTAGAAAACCCTGGGATTGAAAAGTGTCTTAACAGGGAGGGAGAACAAACATGAGGGTCATAGTGCAGGGTACAGCTATCTATCAGGTGTGGACACTATGGATTATAAAAACCAAGGAGGAGCCATGGCTTGAGAAGACTGTTACAAAATCCACTTTTCCTCAAAAATGTGGTCCCGTATTTGAGGGTAAAACTGGGGAATTTGTTATTTGAACTGTTATTTGAACTATTCTGTTATATGCTGTTTTCAAGGATTTTTGATAAAGGTTTGTGAAACACTTTCCTTCTCATCTAGAAGTTAGTCTATGAACTTTGAGTTTCTTCCCTTTCCTACAAACCTCTCTGCCCACAATTTTTCACTGTCTCAGTTAATGACCACTCCATCCACCCTTCCAGCTCTTCAGGACCCAAACTGCCCGTGAGCTGCCCAGGTagactcttatttttctttccagccccacatcactTCTTAGTAGccatgttgttttttattttcagaatgtaAACAGTGTATGATAATTTCTTACCCTTCCATCACTGACACTCTAAGCCATCTTCATTTTCTCCCTATGTTATCATAACAGCCTCTCAACTTGTCTCATAATAGGTGATTCTTGACATGGCATACTCCCACTTCATGGCCTTTGTAGGTGTTCTCttggcctggaatgttctttccctgATTATTCTTATAATTTAAGCTTTTGCTCAAAGGCCTTCTTTTTTGCAGTGAGGCCTGCTCTAACCCAGTTAAAATTTCATCCCTTagcattcttcctctctcttgccttaatttagtttatttcatACTCTGTACTCCAGCATATTATTTACTTCACTTATTGTATTTATATTGCCCATCTCCCCCCCTCCGCTCAGCCCCCAGGAGAATGTAAGCTACACTAGGGCAGGGATTTTTAACAGTTGTGTttgcactctcaacaatagccaaattatggaaagagcctaaatgtccatcaactgatgaatggataaagaaattgtgggttatatacacaatggagtactacatggcaacgagaaagaatgaagtatggccctttgtagcaacgtagatggaactggagagtgttatgctaagtgaaataagccatacagagaaagacagataccatatgttttcactcatatgtggatcctgagaaacttaacagaagactggggggaagggaagggggggggaaagttacagagagggaaggaggcaaaccataagggactctaaaatactgagaacaacctgagggttgatggaggactgggggagaggggaaagtgggtgatgggcattgaggagggcatctgttgggatgagcactgggtgttgtatggaaaccaatttgacaataaatttcatatattgaaaaaaaattaaaaaaaaatttcataaccACCCTATGGATGACACAATTAAGTTGcacatcattttcatttcaaagtataaattttcaaataaatatttaaaactaaaaaaaatttttttaattaaaattaaaattaaaaaaaaaaaaaaaccagttgtGTTTGCTACTATTATCTTCACCCCAGGACAGTACAGAGCAGATGCTGGCAATtgttaaatatatgttgaattaaTGACTGGCGGTAGAGACATACATTTACGCACACTTATACAATATCATGGGTGAAGGACTAGGAGGAGAGGTATGTGAAAGTGTCATGATGAAACATGATTGCCACACACTTTTCCACATCTGCTTGGGTTGTCTTCTCATTTGAGATGCCTCCCATCACTGCCATACCGTTCAAACCATACCAAGTCGTTAGGGAACACCCCCACTGAAGCCTTTCTtggtgcactctccctctctttctcctctgaacCACCACAGCACAAGCTGAGATACCTCCGTGGCACTTACTTAATACTACCTTGAACCAGAAACCTGGAATGTTCTTGTCTCCTGACTGCCTCCTAAATTATAAACTCCACAGAATCAGGGATTTCATCTTTCATCTTCTGAACCTTCCAAAGAATCTCACACAGTGCCTTGCATGAAAGTCTCAATAAATGCTTTCTGTGTAAATATGTCAATAAGCTGCCAAATCTACTTGTCTTAAAGTAAGGGATTGTTTTATGGTCCTTACATTCATTACTTGAAAATAATCtgtaaaaaatacttttactaCCTTTGCTAGCTAAGAAATGCTTCTCAAAATTTGGATTAAGAGTAAAGTCACTGCAGAAGCTTACACATTCAGAGTGAATCTCCAAGGAAATGATACTTCTTGATGTggtatatttccatttaaaattacctttaaaatgaATGTATGAGACCCCAGTACTGGTTATTTTCCCTTCaagatttataaaaaaagaactgaattcaCAGATTACATAAAAGTAAGTGTCACTTGAGGAGACTGTCATTTCTCACATGCAGTTTTCAAGTCCAGGCTTTTTCTGTGAGCACACATCTCCAAATTAAGAAGAGAGTGGAAAAATAAGATTCTATTTACAAATAAGCCCTATAAACAACTTGCACAGCCTCTCAGAAGTGTAAGAGATAATAGTCTCCTCCTACTTTCAAAAAAGGTACAGTATTTAACAACTTGTACTAATGGTAAGACTTCATCAGAATTGCAAAATACCAGTAATGCAATGAGAGACCTTTAGGGTGTTTCACAACTAAGATCAAATATTGCCAGGGAGGGTCCAAGACAAAGATATAGGAAGACCTGGAACTCCCCTCCTCCAAAACCACAGCAAATCTACACCTATTTATAAAGCAATTTCTCCTGAAGAACTgagtagctttttcttttttttaattttagtgagaatgagagagagagagagagagagagagagagagagcgcgcgcacatgggagagaggggcagaaggagagagaaagagagaaaatctcaagcaggctccatgctcagtgcagagaccataaccctaggatcatgacctgagctgaaatcaagagctggatgcccaaccaactgagctacccaggcgccacccccaccccccatcccgaAACAGCTTCTATACAACAAAAGACGACCACATAAAGAATgacaagagagatggagacacaataACAAAGGGAATCCCCACCCCCAATGCTGTGAAttttggtggggagggacagCACTAAGGGGCTGAGAGCAGACTTGCCTGTCTGGGgcacaga
This genomic stretch from Lynx canadensis isolate LIC74 chromosome D1, mLynCan4.pri.v2, whole genome shotgun sequence harbors:
- the LOC115525248 gene encoding vitamin D 25-hydroxylase, whose amino-acid sequence is MWGPPGAEACVAALGGVLFLLFFAFGIRQLLKQRRPTGFPPGPSGLPFIGNIYSLAASGELPHVYMRKQSQVYGEIFSLDLGGISTVVLNGYDVVKECLVHQSEIFADRPCLPLFMKMTKMGGLLNSRYGRGWIDHRRLAVNSFRYFGYGQKSFESKILEETKFFIDVIETYKGRPFDLKQLITNAVSNITNLIIFGERFTYEDTDFQHMIELFSENVELAASASVFLYNAFPWIGILPFGKHQQLFRNAAVVYDFLSRLIEKASINRKPQLPQHFVDAYLDEMDQGKNDPSSTFSRENLIFSVGELIIAGTETTTNVLRWAILFMALYPNIQGQVQKEIDLIMGPTGKPSWDDKCKMPYTEAVLHEVLRFCNIVPLGIFHATSEDAVVRGYSIPKGTTVITNLYSVHFDEKYWRNPEIFYPERFLDSSGYFAKKEALVPFSLGRRHCLGEQLARMEMFLFFTTLLQRFHLHFPHELVPDLKPRLGMTLQPQPYLICAERR